Proteins encoded in a region of the Augochlora pura isolate Apur16 chromosome 4, APUR_v2.2.1, whole genome shotgun sequence genome:
- the LOC144468496 gene encoding uncharacterized protein LOC144468496 isoform X2: protein MGQGTDACTDRPTEVSVIRFVSRNRTIEEIAPKKEIYTCKQRDCGKVFTNQDEYKTHETLEALKIRFICREPGCGEELSDPGSMWRHYQEWHNNETNVFICPYTNCGSLHTTSSNLEEHIESCHRQPPTLPTEPEVICFEDLENAMDEEVVQSTEDCYEKRQNEAFAIKQHQYDDNNEQDIYRNNNMQQQKKEASHDQNVSNDSSNKEDYSSTGESLNEATGYAIAENLLLGTDNFLCKYEGNTNKCSELQVEHSQEKNNVVYVNGDITITKNSKNDVCTVSSKNPEHRIELDNLERIFRNDLNRDASKNEDNAIETNSNCSDDEEYTPKKQRMSRYKQEIYKCATNGCGRKYKYISHYRHHQDSHKLVANTFSSNSSKSIVKLKQGKASTVSFFLCKIPGCGAQVSNVTGLWKHYQDNHANSKLPVVQGTKNNEVFRCKIPGCETEFSTTAMLYKHFSEVHSNGSGNNASTNTKTGNGSSFHYTEMFKDDTTSSQVNFKTDFKAKHNINVNDCTKNTDEQRLSSIVKKETRD, encoded by the exons ATGGGCCAGGGTACGGATGCCTGCACAGACAGGCCTACCGAAGTCAGCGTCATCAGATTCGTGTCGAGAAATCGCACCATCGAGGAAATAGCCCCGAAAAAG gaaatATATACATGCAAACAACGAGATTGTGGCAAAGTATTTACGAACCAAGATGAATATAAAACACACGAAACTCTTGAAGCTTTGAAGATTAGATTCAT CTGCCGAGAGCCAGGATGTGGGGAAGAATTGTCTGATCCTGGTAGCATGTGGCGTCATTATCAAGAATGGCATAATAACGAaacaaatgtatttatatgtcCATACACGAATTGCGGGTCTTTACACACAACCAGTAGTAACTTAGAAGAACATATCGAAAGCTGTCACAGACAGCCTCCAACTCTGCCGACAGAACCAGAAGTTATATGTTTCGAGGATCTGGAAAATGCAATGGATGAGGAAGTTGTACAGAGCACGGAGGATTGCTACGAAAAGAGACAGAATGAAGCTTTTGCAATAAAACAACACCAATACGATGATAATAACGAGCAagatatttatagaaacaatAATATGCAGCAGCAGAAGAAAGAAGCCTCGCACGatcaaaatgtttcaaacgaTAGCTCGAACAAAGAAGATTACTCGTCTACGGGCGAGTCACTGAATGAAGCCACCGGCTACGCCATCGctgagaatttattgttaggTACAGACAATTTCCTATGCAAGTACGAAGGCAATACGAATAAGTGTTCAGAACTTCAAGTAGAACATTCCCAAGAGAAGAATAATGTAGTCTATGTAAATGGAGATATTACGATTACCAAAAATTCGAAGAACGATGTTTGTACCGTGAGCTCGAAGAATCCGGAACACAGAATAGAATTGGATAATCTCGAACGAATCTTCAGGAACGATTTGAATCGCGATGCTTCGAAAAATGAAGATAATGCTATAGAAACGAACAGCAACTGTTCCGACGACGAAGAATACACTCCAAAGAAACAACGTATGTCTAGATACAAACAGGAGATCTACAAGTGTGCCACGAACGGCTGcggaagaaaatataaatatatatcccATTACCGTCATCATCAAGACAGTCATAAACTAGTAGCGAATACATTTAGTTCAAATTCTAGCAAATCAATAGTAAAACTAAAACAAGGGAAAGCTTCAACAGTTAGTTTTTTCTT ATGCAAGATTCCTGGTTGTGGAGCGCAAGTAAGCAATGTAACTGGTTTATGGAAGCATTACCAGGACAATCATGCTAATTCAAAACTGCCAGTAGTACAAGGAACTAAGAATAATGAAGTATTTCG ATGCAAGATTCCAGGATGCGAAACGGAATTCAGTACAACTGCAATGCTGTACAAACACTTCAGTGAAGTGCACTCGAATGGTTCTGGCAATAATGCTAGCACAAACACAAAGACTGGAAATGGGAGTAGTTTTCATTACACTGAAATGTTCAAAGATGATACTACCAGTTCCCAAGTAAATTTTAAGACTGACTTTAAGGCAAAgcataatattaatgtaaatgaCTGTACGAAGAATACCGACGAACAAAGATTATCGTCGATTGTTAAAAAGGAAACCCGAGATTGA
- the LOC144468496 gene encoding uncharacterized protein LOC144468496 isoform X1: MSAGYVRPRNASFTAVFPRTPARMGQGTDACTDRPTEVSVIRFVSRNRTIEEIAPKKEIYTCKQRDCGKVFTNQDEYKTHETLEALKIRFICREPGCGEELSDPGSMWRHYQEWHNNETNVFICPYTNCGSLHTTSSNLEEHIESCHRQPPTLPTEPEVICFEDLENAMDEEVVQSTEDCYEKRQNEAFAIKQHQYDDNNEQDIYRNNNMQQQKKEASHDQNVSNDSSNKEDYSSTGESLNEATGYAIAENLLLGTDNFLCKYEGNTNKCSELQVEHSQEKNNVVYVNGDITITKNSKNDVCTVSSKNPEHRIELDNLERIFRNDLNRDASKNEDNAIETNSNCSDDEEYTPKKQRMSRYKQEIYKCATNGCGRKYKYISHYRHHQDSHKLVANTFSSNSSKSIVKLKQGKASTVSFFLCKIPGCGAQVSNVTGLWKHYQDNHANSKLPVVQGTKNNEVFRCKIPGCETEFSTTAMLYKHFSEVHSNGSGNNASTNTKTGNGSSFHYTEMFKDDTTSSQVNFKTDFKAKHNINVNDCTKNTDEQRLSSIVKKETRD, translated from the exons ATGAGCGCAGGTTATGTGAGGCCACGAAACGCATCGTTCACAGCCGTTTTTCCGCGGACACCGGCCAGGATGGGCCAGGGTACGGATGCCTGCACAGACAGGCCTACCGAAGTCAGCGTCATCAGATTCGTGTCGAGAAATCGCACCATCGAGGAAATAGCCCCGAAAAAG gaaatATATACATGCAAACAACGAGATTGTGGCAAAGTATTTACGAACCAAGATGAATATAAAACACACGAAACTCTTGAAGCTTTGAAGATTAGATTCAT CTGCCGAGAGCCAGGATGTGGGGAAGAATTGTCTGATCCTGGTAGCATGTGGCGTCATTATCAAGAATGGCATAATAACGAaacaaatgtatttatatgtcCATACACGAATTGCGGGTCTTTACACACAACCAGTAGTAACTTAGAAGAACATATCGAAAGCTGTCACAGACAGCCTCCAACTCTGCCGACAGAACCAGAAGTTATATGTTTCGAGGATCTGGAAAATGCAATGGATGAGGAAGTTGTACAGAGCACGGAGGATTGCTACGAAAAGAGACAGAATGAAGCTTTTGCAATAAAACAACACCAATACGATGATAATAACGAGCAagatatttatagaaacaatAATATGCAGCAGCAGAAGAAAGAAGCCTCGCACGatcaaaatgtttcaaacgaTAGCTCGAACAAAGAAGATTACTCGTCTACGGGCGAGTCACTGAATGAAGCCACCGGCTACGCCATCGctgagaatttattgttaggTACAGACAATTTCCTATGCAAGTACGAAGGCAATACGAATAAGTGTTCAGAACTTCAAGTAGAACATTCCCAAGAGAAGAATAATGTAGTCTATGTAAATGGAGATATTACGATTACCAAAAATTCGAAGAACGATGTTTGTACCGTGAGCTCGAAGAATCCGGAACACAGAATAGAATTGGATAATCTCGAACGAATCTTCAGGAACGATTTGAATCGCGATGCTTCGAAAAATGAAGATAATGCTATAGAAACGAACAGCAACTGTTCCGACGACGAAGAATACACTCCAAAGAAACAACGTATGTCTAGATACAAACAGGAGATCTACAAGTGTGCCACGAACGGCTGcggaagaaaatataaatatatatcccATTACCGTCATCATCAAGACAGTCATAAACTAGTAGCGAATACATTTAGTTCAAATTCTAGCAAATCAATAGTAAAACTAAAACAAGGGAAAGCTTCAACAGTTAGTTTTTTCTT ATGCAAGATTCCTGGTTGTGGAGCGCAAGTAAGCAATGTAACTGGTTTATGGAAGCATTACCAGGACAATCATGCTAATTCAAAACTGCCAGTAGTACAAGGAACTAAGAATAATGAAGTATTTCG ATGCAAGATTCCAGGATGCGAAACGGAATTCAGTACAACTGCAATGCTGTACAAACACTTCAGTGAAGTGCACTCGAATGGTTCTGGCAATAATGCTAGCACAAACACAAAGACTGGAAATGGGAGTAGTTTTCATTACACTGAAATGTTCAAAGATGATACTACCAGTTCCCAAGTAAATTTTAAGACTGACTTTAAGGCAAAgcataatattaatgtaaatgaCTGTACGAAGAATACCGACGAACAAAGATTATCGTCGATTGTTAAAAAGGAAACCCGAGATTGA
- the Ids gene encoding iduronate 2-sulfatase yields MLLILYLINLIDWCATQRQNFLLIVVDDLRPALECYGDKNAYTPNINQLAKNSAIFSHAFAQQALCAPSRNSFLTSRRPDSLQLYDFYSYWREDVGNFTTLPQHLKNNGYITKSIGKVFHPGISSNNSDDSPYSWTEVPFHPYTEKYKNTPVCQTNFNLPPASNLVCPVKVSSMPHKTLPDIEILHEAKHFLQTRANNSTPFFLAVGFLKPHIPFKYPKRYLKYHPLHKFDVPEPYKWPENVSSVAYNPWIDLRKREDIETLNLQFPWDKIPNSFGKLIIQSYYAAVSYIDELIGKLLNELENLSIRKTTTIILMSDHGWSLGEHAAWGKYSNFDAVLRVPLIISMSDIGNTTLDLSMKQVTIDSMVELVDIFPTIADLANVPIPICHNEKETKDATRMERTIARPQFVCSEGISLVPLIRATMKQELLPWKKAAFGQYPRPSVDPSINPSSDEPRLKEIKIMGYTLRKDHYRYTAWLQFNPETKAPNWNVLIAEELYDHQTDKNENKNLVDFPRYQRLREELRTLLKRGWKNVLPEKMGF; encoded by the exons ATGcttttaatactatatttgataaatttaattgattgGTGTGCAACGCAAAGACAAAACTTTCTTCTAATAGTTGTCGATGATTTAAGACCAGCTTTAGAATGTTATGGTGACAAAAATGCTTACACTCCAAACATAAACCAATTGGCAAAAAATTCAGCCATCTTTTCGCATGCGTTTGCTCAG CAAGCCTTGTGTGCTCCAAgtagaaattcatttctaacAAGTAGGAGACCGGATTCGTTACAactttatgatttttatagttattggAGAGAAGATGTTGGCAATTTTACAACATTGCcgcaacatttaaaaaataacggATATATTACCAAGTCTATAGGAAAGGTTTTTCATCCAG GAATTAGTTCAAATAACTCGGATGATAGCCCTTACTCATGGACAGAAGTACCATTCCACCCatatacagaaaaatacaaaaatactcCAGTTTGCCAAACAAACTTCAATTTACCACCTGCATCAAATCTT GTATGTCCTGTTAAAGTTTCATCAATGCCACATAAAACTCTGCCAGACATAGAAATCCTACATGAAgctaaacattttttacaaactCGTGCAAACAATTCGACTCCTTTCTTCTTGGCAGTTGGATTTCTGAAGCCCCACATACCGTTCAAGTATCCTAAAAGATATTTAA AATACCATCCATTGCACAAATTTGACGTACCTGAGCCATACAAGTGGCCGGAAAATGTCAGTAGCGTTGCGTATAATCCTTGGATCGATTTAAGAAAAAGGGAGGACATTGAAACTTTGAATCTCCAGTTTCCATGGGATAAAATACCAA ATAGTTTTGGCAAGTTAATTATTCAATCTTATTACGCAGCTGTATCTTATATCGATGAactaattggaaaattattaaatgaattagaaAATCTATCGATTCGGAAAACTACTACCATAATACTTATGTCCGATCACG GATGGTCGTTAGGTGAACATGCAGCATGgggaaaatatagtaatttcgATGCTGTCCTTAGAGTaccattaataatatcaatgtCAGACATAGGAAATACTACACTCGATCTATCAATGAAACAAGTGACCATAGATTCCATGGTAGAGCTGGTTGACATTTTTCCAACTATCGCTGATTTGGCAAACGTTCCAATACCAATTTGCCACAatgaaaaggaaacaaaagaTGCCACACGAATGGAACGAACTATTGCACGTCCACAGTTTGTTTGCAGCGAAGGAATTTCTCTTGTACCGCTTATAAGAGCCACTATGAAACAAGAG TTACTACCATGGAAGAAAGCTGCTTTTGGACAATATCCTAGACCAAGTGTCGATCCTTCAATAAATCCAAGCAGCGACGAACCTCGTCTGAAGGAAATCAAAATCATGGGATACACTCTAAGGAAAGATCATTATCGTTATACAGCCTGGCTCCAATTTAATCCAGAAACGAAAGCACCGAATTGGAATGTCCTTATCGCAGAGGAATTGTATGACCATCAAactgataaaaacgaaaataaaaatttagtagaCTTTCCGAGATACCAACGATTAAGAGAAGAATTACGAACTTTATTAAAACGAGgttggaaaaatgttttgcCAGAAAAGATGGgcttttaa